One genomic region from Sciurus carolinensis chromosome 2, mSciCar1.2, whole genome shotgun sequence encodes:
- the LOC124973850 gene encoding thymosin beta-10-like, with protein MADKPDMGEIASFGKAKLKKTETQEKNTLPTKETIEQEKRSEIS; from the coding sequence atggCAGACAAGCCGGACATGGGGGAAATCGCCAGCTTCGGTAAGGCCAAGCTGAAGAAAACCGAGACGCAGGAGAAGAACACCCTGCCGACCAAAGAGACCATTGAGCAGGAAAAGCGGAGTGAAATTTCCTAA